The following are encoded together in the Xanthomonas vesicatoria ATCC 35937 genome:
- a CDS encoding glycoside hydrolase family 5 protein, which produces MSPSPTWLRQRLCCALAVLLLAALPRAHAQSGALRYAGINLSGAEIASAKRPGVVNVDYRYPAPGEYQHFADAGMNVVRLPVLWERLQPKAQGALDPAQLALIRQAVANAKAAHMVLIVDIHNYAKYYGQKIGTQRVPISTFTDLWKRLAVAFKNDNAVIFGLMNEPYDIAPQNWAAAAQAAIDGIRATGANNLILVPGALWSGAHSWYSTIAGQSNAVALAAIRDPLNRYAIEVHQYLDTDSSGTSGACVSPTIGAERLRSFTSWLRSQRKRGFLGEFGASSNPTCLRALDGMLRYLEANRDVWLGSSVWAAGAWWHGDYPFTLQPDRNGRDRPQLPILSAHARRIAR; this is translated from the coding sequence ATGTCCCCCTCCCCCACCTGGCTGCGCCAGCGGCTGTGCTGTGCGTTGGCCGTGCTGTTGCTGGCCGCGCTTCCACGCGCGCATGCGCAAAGCGGTGCGCTGCGTTATGCAGGCATCAATCTCTCTGGCGCCGAAATCGCTTCGGCAAAACGTCCCGGCGTCGTCAATGTCGATTATCGCTATCCAGCTCCCGGCGAATACCAGCACTTCGCCGACGCCGGCATGAATGTGGTGCGCCTGCCTGTGTTGTGGGAGCGACTGCAACCCAAAGCCCAAGGGGCACTCGATCCCGCACAGCTGGCGCTGATCCGGCAGGCGGTGGCCAACGCCAAGGCAGCGCACATGGTGTTGATCGTGGATATCCACAATTACGCCAAATATTACGGTCAGAAGATCGGCACTCAGCGTGTACCGATCAGCACCTTCACCGACCTGTGGAAGCGGTTGGCCGTGGCCTTCAAGAACGATAACGCGGTGATCTTCGGGCTGATGAACGAGCCCTACGACATCGCGCCGCAGAACTGGGCCGCCGCCGCACAGGCAGCGATCGACGGCATCCGCGCCACCGGCGCCAACAACCTGATCCTGGTGCCGGGCGCGCTGTGGTCCGGAGCGCACAGTTGGTATTCCACCATCGCCGGGCAATCCAATGCAGTGGCGCTGGCCGCCATCCGCGACCCGCTCAACCGGTATGCCATCGAGGTGCACCAGTATCTGGATACCGACTCCAGCGGTACCAGTGGCGCTTGTGTGAGCCCCACCATCGGTGCAGAGCGCTTGCGCAGTTTTACCAGTTGGTTGCGTAGCCAACGCAAACGTGGGTTTTTGGGCGAGTTTGGTGCATCCAGCAATCCGACCTGTCTGCGCGCGCTGGACGGCATGCTCCGGTATCTGGAGGCAAACCGCGATGTCTGGCTGGGTTCCAGCGTCTGGGCCGCCGGCGCCTGGTGGCATGGGGATTACCCTTTCACCCTGCAGCCGGATCGCAACGGACGCGATAGACCGCAGCTGCCCATCCTGAGCGCGCACGCACGTCGCATCGCGCGCTGA
- a CDS encoding glycoside hydrolase family 5 protein, with the protein MFRALPLLPRLHSAALALTLLAAMPLAHAKEPDGPKKESTGLKYVGVNLSGAEFNSRKKPGTLFKDYTYPAASDFSYFAGKGMNTIRLPFLWERLQPQLNGELDAAQLGLIKKSLDAAKANKQFLILDLHNYAKYNGKRLGTDEVSAAALADLWRRLALEFKDDRSVIFGLMNEPNGISATDWATAAQSAINAIRKTGARNLILVPGTAYTGAHSWRSSSYGVSNAKALAILKDPGNNLAFEAHQYLDNDYSGTKPQCTSDSVGEEKLRGFTDWLRENKQKGFLGEFGTANNPVCDKALEGMLTYMEKNSDVWLGWTWWAAGAWWKPDYFFTVQPGKDGSDKPQIRILSKYARRASKH; encoded by the coding sequence ATGTTCCGCGCTCTCCCCCTACTGCCCCGTCTCCATAGCGCCGCACTCGCACTGACCTTGCTCGCCGCGATGCCGTTGGCGCACGCCAAAGAGCCAGACGGTCCGAAAAAAGAGTCCACCGGCCTGAAATACGTCGGCGTCAATCTGTCCGGCGCCGAGTTCAACTCGCGCAAAAAGCCCGGCACCTTGTTCAAGGACTACACCTACCCGGCAGCCTCGGATTTCAGCTATTTCGCTGGCAAGGGCATGAATACGATCCGCCTGCCATTTTTGTGGGAGCGCCTGCAACCCCAACTCAACGGCGAGCTGGATGCCGCGCAGCTCGGGCTGATCAAGAAATCGCTCGACGCGGCCAAGGCGAACAAGCAGTTCCTGATCCTGGATCTGCACAACTACGCCAAGTACAACGGCAAGCGTCTTGGCACGGACGAGGTATCCGCCGCCGCACTGGCCGACCTGTGGCGCCGGCTGGCGCTGGAATTCAAGGACGACAGGTCGGTGATTTTCGGGCTGATGAATGAGCCCAACGGTATCTCCGCAACCGACTGGGCCACGGCGGCGCAGAGCGCAATCAACGCGATCCGCAAGACTGGGGCGCGCAATCTGATCCTGGTGCCGGGCACGGCGTACACCGGCGCGCACAGCTGGCGCAGCAGCAGCTACGGCGTCTCCAATGCCAAGGCGCTGGCCATCCTCAAGGACCCCGGCAACAACCTGGCCTTCGAAGCGCATCAGTATCTGGACAACGACTACAGCGGCACCAAGCCCCAGTGCACCAGCGACAGTGTGGGCGAAGAAAAGCTGCGCGGCTTTACCGACTGGCTGCGCGAGAACAAGCAGAAGGGCTTCCTGGGCGAATTCGGCACCGCCAACAACCCGGTGTGCGACAAGGCGCTGGAAGGCATGCTGACCTACATGGAAAAGAACAGCGACGTGTGGCTGGGCTGGACCTGGTGGGCCGCAGGCGCCTGGTGGAAACCGGATTATTTCTTCACCGTGCAGCCGGGCAAGGATGGCAGCGACAAGCCGCAGATCAGGATTCTGAGCAAGTACGCACGCCGCGCCAGCAAACATTGA
- a CDS encoding NAD(P)-dependent alcohol dehydrogenase — MSQAHAFAAQAADQPLAPFVFERREPGPNDVQIDIAYCGVCHSDLHTARNEWHNTLYPSVPGHEIVGRVTAVGDAVTGFKVGDLAGVGCMVDSCRSCASCQEGEEQYCEQGFTGTYNGPMFGGGENTYGGYSDHIVVDQKYVLRISHTDNLAAVAPLLCAGITTYSPLAHWKVGPGQKVGVVGLGGLGHMAVKIAKAMGATVVLFTTSESKRADAMRLGASEVVISKDEAQMAAQYNTLDFILNTVAAPHNLDPFLNALKRDGAMVLVGVPEESHPSPSVFNLVMKRRTLAGSLIGGIRQTQEMLDFCAKHNIVSDIETIRADEINTAYERMLKSDVKYRFVIDMATLDKAA, encoded by the coding sequence ATGAGCCAAGCCCACGCCTTTGCCGCCCAAGCCGCCGACCAGCCGCTTGCCCCGTTCGTGTTCGAACGTCGCGAGCCCGGCCCCAACGATGTGCAGATCGACATCGCTTATTGCGGTGTCTGCCACTCCGACCTGCACACCGCGCGCAACGAATGGCACAACACGCTATACCCGTCTGTGCCGGGCCACGAGATTGTCGGCCGCGTAACCGCCGTCGGTGATGCCGTCACCGGCTTCAAGGTCGGCGACCTGGCCGGCGTCGGCTGCATGGTCGACAGCTGCCGTAGCTGCGCCTCCTGCCAGGAAGGCGAAGAGCAGTACTGCGAGCAGGGCTTCACCGGCACCTATAACGGTCCGATGTTCGGTGGCGGCGAGAACACCTATGGCGGGTACTCCGACCATATCGTGGTCGACCAGAAGTACGTGCTGCGCATCTCGCATACCGACAACCTGGCTGCGGTGGCGCCGCTGCTGTGCGCCGGCATCACCACCTATTCGCCGCTGGCGCACTGGAAGGTGGGCCCGGGCCAGAAGGTGGGCGTGGTCGGCCTCGGCGGCCTGGGCCACATGGCAGTGAAGATCGCCAAGGCGATGGGCGCCACCGTGGTGTTGTTCACCACCTCCGAAAGCAAGCGCGCCGACGCCATGCGTCTGGGCGCCAGCGAGGTGGTGATCTCCAAGGACGAGGCGCAGATGGCGGCGCAGTACAACACCCTGGATTTCATCCTCAACACCGTGGCCGCCCCGCACAACCTGGACCCGTTCCTCAATGCGCTCAAGCGCGACGGCGCGATGGTGTTGGTGGGCGTGCCCGAGGAGTCGCACCCGTCGCCTTCGGTGTTCAATCTGGTGATGAAGCGCCGCACCCTGGCCGGCTCGCTGATCGGCGGCATCCGCCAGACCCAGGAAATGCTGGATTTCTGCGCCAAGCACAACATCGTCTCGGATATCGAAACCATCCGCGCCGACGAAATCAACACCGCCTACGAGCGCATGCTCAAGAGCGACGTGAAGTACCGCTTCGTGATCGATATGGCCACGCTGGATAAGGCGGCCTGA
- a CDS encoding FAD-dependent oxidoreductase: MSRKQAFQFLDLPRTMPTRIPVELRTSGDWGELYGKFDKADAQYQSGRCLDCGNPYCSWKCPVHNAIPQWLQLVQENRIEEAAALCHSTNPLPEVCGRVCPQDRLCEGSCTLEEFGAVTIGAVEKYIVDTAFKMGWRPDLGNVQPSGHRVAVIGAGPAGLSCADRLARAGIQAVVYDRYEQIGGLLQFGIPSFKLDKSVIGKRREILEGMGVQFRLGVEIGRDVSIEQLLGEYDAVFLGTGAYRYTDGGLPGQDLKNVLPALPFLVQNSRIVSGNDPHGRPIAGWEDQMALPDLNGKRVVVLGGGDTGMDCVRSAIRLGAAKVTCAYRRDEASMPGSGREVANAREEGVRFLFNRQPLSIESGADDEAIGVTVVETRLGEPDASGRRNAVPVKGSESLLEADVVIIAFGFSPTVPEWLSSQGVEAGSNGRIVAPADDHGRLPYQTSNPRLFAGGDCVRGADLVVTAVAEGRDAAGSIVQLLGVKAQVKEPAAA; this comes from the coding sequence ATGAGCCGCAAACAAGCCTTCCAATTCCTCGACCTGCCGCGGACCATGCCCACGCGCATTCCCGTGGAATTGCGTACGTCCGGCGACTGGGGCGAGCTGTACGGCAAGTTCGACAAGGCCGATGCGCAGTACCAGTCCGGCCGTTGCCTGGACTGCGGCAATCCGTACTGCAGCTGGAAATGCCCGGTGCACAACGCCATCCCGCAGTGGCTGCAGCTGGTGCAGGAAAACCGCATCGAAGAAGCCGCCGCGCTGTGCCATTCCACCAACCCGCTGCCGGAAGTGTGCGGGCGCGTCTGTCCGCAGGACCGCCTGTGCGAAGGCAGCTGCACGCTGGAGGAGTTCGGCGCAGTCACCATCGGCGCGGTGGAAAAGTACATCGTCGACACCGCCTTCAAGATGGGCTGGCGCCCGGACCTGGGCAATGTGCAGCCCAGCGGCCACCGCGTGGCGGTGATCGGCGCCGGCCCGGCCGGGTTGTCGTGCGCGGACCGGTTGGCGCGCGCCGGCATCCAAGCGGTGGTCTACGACCGCTATGAGCAGATCGGCGGGCTGCTGCAGTTCGGCATCCCCAGCTTCAAGCTGGACAAGTCGGTGATCGGCAAGCGCCGCGAGATCCTCGAAGGCATGGGCGTGCAGTTCCGCCTGGGCGTGGAGATCGGCCGCGACGTCAGCATCGAGCAGTTGCTGGGTGAATACGACGCGGTGTTCCTGGGCACCGGCGCCTATCGCTATACCGACGGCGGCCTGCCCGGGCAGGACCTCAAGAACGTGCTGCCAGCCCTGCCCTTCCTGGTGCAGAACAGCCGCATCGTCAGCGGCAACGACCCGCACGGCCGGCCGATCGCCGGTTGGGAAGACCAGATGGCGCTGCCCGACCTCAACGGCAAGCGCGTGGTGGTGCTGGGCGGCGGCGACACCGGCATGGACTGCGTGCGCAGCGCGATTCGCCTGGGCGCGGCCAAGGTTACCTGCGCCTACCGCCGCGACGAAGCCAGCATGCCCGGCTCGGGACGCGAGGTCGCCAACGCGCGCGAAGAAGGTGTGCGCTTCCTGTTCAACCGCCAGCCGCTATCGATCGAATCCGGCGCCGACGACGAAGCCATCGGCGTCACCGTGGTGGAAACCAGACTCGGCGAACCCGACGCCAGCGGCCGCCGTAACGCGGTGCCGGTGAAAGGCAGCGAATCGCTGCTGGAAGCAGACGTGGTGATCATCGCCTTCGGCTTCTCGCCGACGGTGCCGGAGTGGCTGTCATCGCAAGGCGTGGAAGCCGGCAGCAACGGCCGCATCGTCGCCCCGGCAGACGACCATGGCCGCCTGCCCTACCAGACCAGCAACCCACGCCTGTTCGCCGGCGGCGACTGCGTGCGCGGTGCCGACCTGGTGGTCACTGCCGTGGCCGAAGGACGCGATGCGGCGGGAAGCATCGTGCAGTTGCTCGGGGTGAAAGCGCAGGTCAAGGAGCCGGCTGCGGCGTAG
- the gltB gene encoding glutamate synthase large subunit yields MAPRTRQGLNDHGLYNSARDERDACGFGMVAQLDDQPSRSLVDTAIAALSRMTHRGGVAADGLTGDGCGLLIRKPDAFLRGLARDAGITLGTRYAAGVVFLPLDEAEAARCRAELERQLLSAGVQFRGWRVVPTDDSVCGQLARDTLPRIEQVFVDAGAEQTEDGFTLALFLARRRAEQALHEVDDFYVTTLSPNGISYKGMVLPDKLSTFYPDLQRSDLSSSAIVFHQRFSTNTLPRWPLAHPFRLLAHNGEINTIEGNRRWAQARSKVWQTPRFDIAEFDPVISMHGSDSQSLDNMLELLIAGGMDLLQALRILVPPATQSLEFKDADLAAFYEFYGLNTEPWDGPAGIVACDSRYAACMLDRNGLRPARWMLTSDRHFLVASEAGVWELPAERITRKGKLGPGEMMAIDLKRGDLLDSDAIDRINRARAPYKQWLQQGVTYLQTELIDPSLVEEPFSEQTLRSYHKLFQLSTEEVEQILRPLAETEQEATGSMGDDTPMAVLSRQTRPLYDYFRQAFAQVTNPPIDPLREGIAMSLTTQLGKETNIFHAGAETVNHVILNSPVLSQRKLRQLLKMEQYVERNRLIDLSYSVEEGLKAGLERICQEVEAAARAGAVMLLLSDRYPVPDRPMAHALLATGAVHHHLCRVGLRCDVNLIIETGTARDAHHMACLLGFGATAVYPYLAYQTLFDLGRRGILQLSKGGEQSQIGRRYRKGIYKGLSKIISKMGICTIASYRGAQLFEIVGLDPDVVELCFAETPARIGGVGLARLDTEARELTARAWNDQLKPEVGGLLKYVHGGEYHMYNPDVVMTLQRATRTGDAGDWQKYVDAVHSRPASTLRDLVQLKRADTPTPLDEVAPASDVLRRFDSAAISLGALSPEAHEALAIAMNRLGGRSNSGEGGEDPARYGTEKRSKIKQVASGRFGVTPEYLVNAEVLQIKVAQGAKPGEGGQLPGHKVNELIARLRYAKPGIGLISPPPHHDIYSIEDLAQLIYDLKQVNPTALVSVKLVAHAGVGTIAAGVVKAGADLITVSGHDGGTGASPVSSIRYAGVPWELGVAESHQALVANDLRDRTILQTDGGLKTGLDVVKAALLGADSFGFGTAPMIVLGCKYLRICHLNNCATGVATQDERLRAGYFTGLPERVEHFFRLLAEEVRQWLSYLGVRSLDEIVGRTDLLEQLEVSPRPGVKVDLSRLLTHAQYDGSHCAARRLYESPDSLATQMDGLLADAIAHKTGGDHRFLIHNTDRSIGARLSGAIARVHGNHGMSDAPLNLRFRGTAGQSFGAFNAGGLQLELEGEANDYVGKGMAGGRLVVRPPRGARFEARSTPIVGNTCLYGATGGELFAAGRAGERFAVRNSGALAVVEGAGDHCCEYMTDGVVLVLGKVGLNFGAGFTGGLAYVLDIERDFVDRYNHELIDIHRVSAEGFENHRQHLHTLISRHRELTGSIWAQQILDEFRDYIGKFWLVKPKAASIESLTESLRRAA; encoded by the coding sequence ATGGCCCCCCGCACTCGCCAAGGGCTCAACGACCACGGTCTCTACAACAGCGCGCGCGACGAACGCGACGCCTGTGGTTTTGGCATGGTCGCCCAGCTGGACGACCAGCCTTCCCGTTCGCTGGTAGACACCGCGATTGCGGCGCTCTCGCGCATGACCCACCGCGGCGGCGTGGCCGCCGACGGGCTCACCGGCGATGGCTGCGGGTTGCTGATCCGCAAACCCGATGCGTTTCTGCGCGGTCTGGCGCGCGATGCGGGCATCACGTTGGGCACGCGCTATGCGGCCGGTGTGGTGTTCCTGCCGCTGGATGAAGCGGAGGCAGCACGCTGCCGTGCCGAACTGGAACGCCAGCTGCTCAGCGCCGGCGTACAGTTCCGTGGCTGGCGCGTGGTGCCCACCGACGACAGCGTGTGCGGCCAGCTGGCACGCGACACCCTGCCGCGCATCGAACAGGTATTCGTCGATGCTGGCGCAGAACAGACCGAAGACGGCTTCACCCTGGCACTGTTCCTGGCGCGCCGCCGCGCCGAGCAGGCGCTGCATGAGGTGGATGACTTCTATGTCACCACCCTGTCGCCCAATGGCATCAGCTACAAGGGCATGGTGCTGCCGGACAAGCTGAGCACGTTCTACCCGGACCTGCAGCGTAGCGATCTGTCCTCCAGCGCGATCGTGTTCCACCAGCGGTTTTCAACCAACACGCTGCCGCGCTGGCCGCTGGCGCATCCGTTCCGGCTGCTCGCCCATAATGGCGAAATCAACACCATCGAAGGCAACCGTCGCTGGGCGCAGGCGCGCAGCAAGGTGTGGCAGACCCCGCGCTTCGATATCGCCGAGTTTGACCCGGTGATCTCCATGCATGGCTCCGACTCGCAGAGCCTTGACAACATGCTCGAGCTGCTGATCGCCGGTGGCATGGATCTGCTGCAGGCGCTGCGCATCCTGGTGCCACCGGCGACCCAGTCGTTGGAGTTCAAGGACGCCGACCTGGCCGCGTTCTACGAGTTCTACGGGTTGAATACCGAGCCGTGGGACGGCCCGGCCGGCATCGTGGCCTGCGACAGCCGCTATGCGGCGTGCATGCTCGACCGCAACGGCCTGCGCCCGGCGCGCTGGATGCTGACCTCCGACCGCCATTTCCTGGTGGCCTCCGAGGCTGGCGTGTGGGAACTGCCGGCCGAGCGCATCACCCGCAAGGGCAAGCTGGGCCCGGGCGAGATGATGGCCATCGACCTCAAGCGCGGCGACCTGCTGGACTCGGACGCCATCGACCGCATCAACCGCGCGCGCGCGCCCTACAAGCAATGGCTGCAGCAGGGCGTAACCTATCTGCAGACCGAACTGATCGACCCCTCGCTGGTGGAAGAACCCTTCAGTGAGCAGACCTTGCGCAGCTACCACAAGCTGTTCCAGCTCAGCACCGAGGAAGTGGAGCAGATCCTGCGCCCGCTGGCCGAGACCGAGCAGGAAGCCACCGGCTCGATGGGCGACGATACCCCGATGGCGGTGCTCAGCCGCCAGACCCGGCCGCTGTACGACTACTTCCGCCAGGCGTTCGCGCAGGTCACCAACCCGCCGATCGACCCGCTGCGTGAAGGCATCGCGATGTCGCTCACCACCCAGCTCGGCAAGGAGACCAACATCTTCCATGCCGGTGCGGAGACGGTGAACCACGTCATCCTCAACTCGCCGGTGCTCAGCCAGCGCAAGCTGCGCCAGCTGCTCAAAATGGAGCAGTACGTCGAGCGCAACCGCCTGATCGACCTGTCCTACAGCGTGGAGGAAGGCCTCAAGGCCGGCCTGGAACGCATCTGCCAGGAAGTGGAAGCGGCCGCGCGCGCCGGTGCGGTGATGCTGCTGCTGTCGGACCGTTACCCGGTACCGGACCGGCCGATGGCGCATGCGCTGCTGGCCACCGGCGCGGTGCATCACCACCTGTGCAGGGTGGGCCTGCGCTGCGACGTCAACCTGATCATCGAAACCGGCACCGCACGCGATGCGCACCACATGGCCTGCCTGCTCGGCTTCGGCGCCACCGCGGTGTATCCGTACCTGGCCTACCAGACCCTGTTCGACCTGGGCCGGCGCGGCATCTTGCAGCTGAGCAAGGGCGGCGAGCAGTCGCAGATCGGCCGCCGCTACCGCAAGGGCATCTACAAGGGCCTGTCCAAGATCATTTCCAAGATGGGCATCTGCACCATCGCCAGCTACCGCGGCGCGCAATTGTTCGAAATCGTCGGGCTGGACCCGGACGTGGTGGAACTGTGCTTTGCCGAGACGCCCGCGCGCATTGGCGGCGTGGGCCTGGCGCGGCTGGACACCGAGGCGCGCGAGCTCACCGCACGCGCCTGGAACGACCAGCTCAAGCCGGAAGTGGGCGGCCTGCTAAAGTACGTGCACGGCGGCGAGTACCACATGTACAACCCGGACGTGGTCATGACGCTGCAGCGCGCCACCCGCACCGGCGATGCGGGCGACTGGCAGAAGTACGTGGATGCGGTGCATTCGCGCCCGGCTTCCACGCTGCGCGATCTGGTCCAGCTCAAGCGTGCCGACACCCCCACCCCGCTGGACGAGGTGGCCCCGGCATCGGATGTGCTGCGCCGCTTCGACAGCGCCGCGATCAGCCTGGGCGCGTTGTCGCCCGAAGCGCACGAGGCGCTGGCCATCGCGATGAACCGCCTAGGCGGGCGCAGCAATTCCGGCGAAGGCGGCGAAGACCCGGCCCGCTACGGCACCGAGAAGCGCTCCAAGATCAAGCAGGTGGCCTCCGGCCGCTTCGGCGTGACCCCGGAATACCTGGTCAATGCCGAAGTGCTGCAGATCAAGGTCGCCCAGGGCGCCAAGCCCGGCGAAGGCGGCCAGCTGCCCGGCCACAAGGTCAACGAACTGATCGCCCGGCTGCGCTACGCCAAGCCCGGCATCGGCCTGATCAGCCCGCCGCCGCATCACGACATCTACTCGATCGAAGACCTGGCCCAGCTGATCTACGACCTCAAGCAGGTCAACCCCACCGCGCTGGTGTCGGTGAAGCTGGTGGCGCATGCCGGTGTCGGCACGATCGCCGCCGGCGTGGTCAAGGCTGGCGCCGACCTGATCACCGTGTCCGGCCATGACGGCGGCACCGGGGCCAGCCCGGTCAGCTCGATCCGCTATGCCGGCGTGCCGTGGGAACTGGGCGTGGCCGAGTCGCACCAGGCGCTGGTGGCCAACGACCTGCGCGACCGCACCATCCTGCAGACCGACGGCGGCCTGAAGACCGGCCTGGACGTGGTCAAGGCCGCGCTGCTCGGCGCCGACAGCTTCGGCTTCGGCACCGCGCCGATGATCGTGCTGGGCTGCAAGTACCTGCGCATCTGTCACCTCAACAACTGCGCCACCGGCGTGGCCACCCAGGACGAGCGCCTGCGTGCCGGCTACTTCACCGGCCTGCCGGAACGGGTGGAGCATTTCTTCCGCCTGCTGGCCGAAGAAGTGCGGCAGTGGCTGTCCTACCTGGGCGTGCGCTCGCTGGACGAGATCGTCGGCCGCACCGACCTGCTGGAACAGCTGGAGGTCTCGCCGCGTCCGGGCGTCAAGGTCGACCTCTCGCGCCTGCTCACGCACGCGCAGTACGACGGCAGCCACTGCGCCGCCCGGCGTCTGTACGAATCGCCGGACAGCCTGGCGACCCAGATGGATGGCTTGCTGGCCGATGCCATCGCCCACAAGACCGGCGGCGACCATCGCTTCCTGATCCACAACACCGACCGCTCGATCGGCGCACGCCTGTCCGGTGCCATCGCACGCGTGCACGGCAACCATGGCATGAGCGATGCGCCGTTGAACCTGCGCTTCCGCGGCACCGCCGGGCAGAGCTTCGGCGCGTTCAATGCCGGCGGCCTGCAGCTGGAGCTGGAAGGCGAGGCCAACGATTACGTCGGCAAGGGCATGGCCGGCGGCCGGCTGGTGGTGCGTCCGCCGCGTGGCGCGCGTTTCGAAGCGCGCAGCACGCCCATCGTGGGCAACACCTGCCTGTACGGCGCCACCGGCGGCGAGCTGTTCGCAGCCGGGCGCGCAGGCGAGCGCTTTGCGGTGCGCAACTCCGGCGCACTGGCGGTGGTGGAAGGCGCAGGCGACCACTGCTGCGAATACATGACCGACGGCGTGGTGCTGGTGCTGGGCAAGGTGGGCCTGAACTTCGGCGCCGGCTTCACCGGTGGCCTGGCCTACGTGCTGGATATCGAGCGCGACTTCGTGGACCGCTACAACCACGAGCTGATCGATATCCACCGCGTCTCCGCCGAGGGCTTCGAGAACCATCGCCAGCACCTGCACACCCTGATCAGCCGCCACCGCGAACTCACGGGCAGCATCTGGGCGCAACAGATCCTGGACGAGTTCCGCGACTACATCGGCAAGTTCTGGCTGGTCAAACCCAAGGCCGCCAGCATCGAGTCGCTCACTGAGTCGCTGCGGCGCGCCGCCTGA
- a CDS encoding I78 family peptidase inhibitor — MRAVLPIARLACTLVVLTALTACNKPQPDEQEAVAANAQHAAEQASAPVPDAAPEAPPIGSCDATQVQSLVGQPITDAVGEQARSDAGAKSVRVLKPGQMVTMEFNGERLNLEVDAKNVITAVRCG, encoded by the coding sequence ATGCGCGCTGTCCTGCCTATTGCCCGCCTGGCTTGCACCTTGGTCGTGCTGACTGCATTGACTGCCTGCAACAAACCGCAACCCGACGAACAGGAAGCCGTCGCGGCCAACGCTCAACACGCGGCCGAGCAGGCATCCGCGCCGGTGCCGGATGCAGCGCCGGAAGCGCCGCCGATCGGCAGCTGCGACGCCACCCAGGTGCAGTCGCTGGTTGGCCAGCCCATTACCGATGCCGTAGGCGAGCAGGCCCGCAGCGATGCCGGTGCCAAGTCCGTGCGCGTGCTCAAGCCTGGCCAGATGGTGACGATGGAATTCAACGGCGAGCGGCTCAATCTGGAAGTGGACGCCAAGAACGTCATCACCGCGGTGCGCTGCGGCTGA
- a CDS encoding DNA topoisomerase IB yields the protein MACPHGVVVALTRPSAARPNNRCQSFDPCAMKAKRVLRNAAATASNVGKLATAATNAVVAAAAVTTVAAVAQAKATARAAGLTYVNDQQPGISRRKAGKSFSYRDADGQRIGDADTLQRIRSLAIPPAYTEVWICAKPNGHLQATGRDARRRKQYRYHPDWAQVRGEGKFERVIAFGTALPKLRRRLRRDLALPGFPREKVLAIVVALLADTLVRVGNAEYARSNRSYGLTTLRNRHMEFLKGGRARLKFRGKSGQDHDIEVDDKQLVKLIRECQQLPGQSLFQYRDDDGTLQPVDSGEVNDYLREAMGEDFTAKDFRTWGGTLAALQRLARLPLPERSSERALKQVQNDVIREVADALGNTPSVCRKAYIDPCVFEGWRAGQLQAMAGGVRGERQWEAATLKFLTASRSKLKPAAKARASRK from the coding sequence ATCGCTTGCCCACACGGCGTTGTCGTTGCGTTGACGCGGCCTAGCGCTGCGCGGCCCAACAATCGGTGCCAGTCCTTCGATCCGTGCGCAATGAAAGCCAAACGTGTTCTTCGTAACGCTGCCGCCACCGCCAGCAACGTCGGCAAGCTCGCGACCGCCGCGACCAACGCGGTGGTCGCCGCGGCCGCCGTCACCACTGTGGCCGCCGTCGCACAGGCCAAGGCCACTGCGCGCGCGGCGGGGCTGACCTATGTCAACGATCAGCAGCCCGGCATCAGCCGGCGCAAGGCGGGCAAGAGCTTCAGTTACCGCGATGCCGATGGGCAACGCATCGGCGATGCCGATACCTTGCAGCGGATCCGTTCGTTGGCCATCCCGCCTGCGTATACGGAGGTGTGGATCTGCGCCAAACCCAATGGCCACCTGCAAGCCACCGGGCGCGACGCGCGGCGGCGCAAGCAGTATCGCTATCACCCCGATTGGGCGCAGGTGCGCGGCGAAGGCAAGTTCGAGCGTGTGATCGCCTTCGGCACGGCCTTGCCCAAGCTGCGGCGGCGATTGCGACGCGATCTGGCCTTGCCCGGCTTTCCGCGCGAGAAGGTGCTGGCCATTGTGGTCGCGCTACTGGCCGACACCCTGGTGCGAGTGGGCAACGCCGAATATGCCCGCAGCAACCGCTCGTACGGGCTGACAACCTTGCGCAACCGGCACATGGAATTTTTGAAGGGCGGGCGCGCACGGCTCAAATTCCGCGGCAAGAGCGGGCAGGATCACGACATCGAAGTGGACGACAAGCAGCTGGTCAAACTGATTCGCGAATGCCAGCAGCTGCCCGGGCAATCGCTATTTCAATACAGGGACGATGACGGCACCCTGCAGCCGGTGGACTCGGGCGAGGTCAACGACTACCTGCGCGAGGCGATGGGTGAGGATTTCACTGCCAAGGATTTCCGTACCTGGGGCGGGACGCTGGCCGCCTTGCAGCGCCTGGCGCGCCTGCCGTTGCCCGAGCGCAGCAGCGAACGCGCGCTCAAGCAGGTGCAAAACGATGTGATCCGCGAGGTCGCCGACGCGCTGGGCAACACGCCATCGGTGTGCCGCAAGGCCTATATCGACCCCTGCGTGTTCGAAGGCTGGCGCGCCGGGCAACTGCAGGCAATGGCCGGCGGCGTGCGCGGCGAGCGGCAGTGGGAAGCGGCGACGCTGAAATTCCTCACCGCCTCGCGCAGCAAGCTCAAGCCTGCAGCCAAAGCCCGGGCAAGCCGCAAATAA